The Silene latifolia isolate original U9 population chromosome X, ASM4854445v1, whole genome shotgun sequence genome contains the following window.
AAGATGACAGAGGACATGACGGTGGACACATACCATAGGAAGTTCCGACTGTTGGCTTCATATATCGATGAATTTGCTAAGAACGAGACCatgctggctatgaggtttgagaggggactGACGGTGGATATTAAGAAGAGGCTCACGGCAGCTCCACCTACCACCGTTCAGGACATCTATCTGAGGGCTGGTGCTGCTGAGAGGCTCTCCGAGTAGATCAAGGAGGATAAGAAAGGAAAAGCTGAGAAGAGGAAGCCGGAAACTGTCAGTGATAATACTGGAGCCAAGAAGCTGAATTCAGGCAAGTCCGGTGGATACTCTACCAATAGTGCTCCTGGGGGAATGAGGAATCAAAGCGGAGGCAGTTACAGAGGTGCTAGTATTGGAGGTAATGCGCCCAGGGTCACTTGTTTTGGCTGTGGGAAGTTGGGGCACAAGAAATTTGAGTGCCGAATTTCTGGAGGAAACCAATCTGGGGGTTTCCGAACACCTACATCTGGGTTCAGTGGGTCTCGGACAGCAGGATCAGGGTACAACAACTACCGTACTCCTAACACTGGCTATGGAGGAGGTGCCTGATCTGGGGCAAGTAACAGTTAtcaaggaagctacaacaactatcAGAACCGTAGCCAGCCGAACCAGTCCAGTGGGGGAGGTAATTTTCAGAGGAACCAGAATGAGGTGAACAAGCAACCTAGTACGGCTTCATTGAGTCAGTCTGGAGCTAAGTCCAatggcaagctctttgccatgggaAAGGAAGCAGCTAAGGAGGATGCTCACGTGGtgactggtacttttcttgtcaactctaaacccacctttgtgttaTTCGATTCTGGTGCCACACATTCATTCATATCTAGGGAGCATGTTAGAGCCTTGAACCTTACTGCTTATGATAGAGTCGTTGATTCTGTTATAGTACCCTCGGGGGAGTCTGTGCCTTGTGATAGAATCTATACTAGTGTACCTATTCAGATTGGGGAGGTTGTCTTTAACTGTGACCTTATGGAGTTTCCTTTGGGTGGGTTCGAGGTGATtctagggatggattggttggggaaGTACAAAGCTTTCATTGACTGTTACCAAAAGAAAATATCTTTGAGAGGACCTAAGGGAGTCAGAGTAACCTACAAGGGATacatggtcaaacccaaagtcaaatttATTTCTGTAAATACCCTAAAATCGAGTCTGAGGAAAGGAGACCAGTTGATCTTGTGTCAGATGTGGGATAGAGAGTCTGAGACCCCTAGGATTTCTGACATAGCTGTGGTGAGAGACTTTGAGGGGGTATTTCCGGAAGAGATTCCTGGGCTACCACCTAAGCGCGACGTTgacttttccattgatctaaAGCCGGGAGCGGGACCTATTTCTAAACCACCATACCGTATGGGACCAAaagagatggaagaattgaagaAGCAATCCGATGAGTTGGCTGAGAAGGGTTATATTCGACccagtgtttcaccttggggagcacctgtCCTATTTGTCAAGAAAAAGGATGGAAGTTTGAGGCTGTGTGTGGATTACCGAGAGTTGAATAACGTGACTATCAAGAACCGATATCCcttgccaaggatcgatgatttgtttgaccaatTGAGTGGGGCTGGAGTGTTCTCGAAGATTGacctgaggtcgggttatcatcaactGAGGATAAAGAACGAGGATATCCCTAAGACTGCATTCAGAACCAGATATggacactatgagttcgtggtcatgccccggattgaccaatgcgccagctgtgtttatggacctgatgaatcgggtgttcagtccttacctggacaagttcgtggttgtattCATCGATGATATTTTGGtttactccaagaatgaggaagagcacaaggagcatctgaggattgtgttgagaACTCTGGCAGAGaatcagttgtatgccaagttgagtaagtgcgagttctggttgaagaaagttacctttctggggcatgtgatttccaaggaaggggtgtcagtggatcctagcaagatcgaGGCCGTGACTAGATGGCAGAGCCCAAAGAATGTGGGCGAAATTCGAAGTTTCTTGGgactagctggatactacaggagGTTTGTCAAAGATTTTTCGAAGATAGCAAAACCATTGACATCCCTAatgaggaaggagaacaggtttgtttgggacgagagttgtgagaaggctttCTTAACACTTAAAGAGCACTtaaccacagctcctgtccttgCTTTGCCAAACGGGAATGATAACTTCGAAgtgtatactgatgcttccaagaaagggttagggtgtgtgttgatgcagaacggtaaggtaaTCGCGCACGCTTATCGACAGTTGAAGACGTATGAGGAGAATTAACCTACCCATGATCTAGAATTGGGAGCCGTGGTGTTTGCTCTTAAGTTGTGGCGACATTATATCTATGGAGCGACTTTCAAGGTATTTTCTGACCACAAGAGCCTGAAGTATATCTATACtcagaaggagctgaacatgagacagaggagatggatcgagttgattggcgactatgacatggacttACTCTATCATGAAGAGAAAGCGAATGTCGTAGCCGATGCTTTAAGTCGGAAGTCTATCCATGCCCTGATCAGTGCCAAATCCAGGGTGAGAATGCTTGGTGAGCTAAGGAAGATGGGGATTTACATGATCCGACGAGGTGAGACCATTGGAGATATGACAATTGAGCCGGAGTTGTATGAGGAGATTCGAGAGCTACAGAAAGAGGATGCTAGGATTCAGAAATGGCGCAATGAGGTAGAGCAGGCAGGTGCAGAACCTTACTCAAAATTCAGTATCCATTcggatgggagcttgaggtttggACAGAGGTGGTGTGTGCCAGCTAACGAGGAACTGAAGAAGAAAATTCTCACTGAGGCACATGATACTCCTTATTCTGTACACCCTGGAGGGGATAAGttatacaaggacctcaagaagacgttttggtggcctaatatgaagaaggaAGTCGCTGAGTTCGTGTCTCGAagtttgacatgccagagggtGAAGGGTGAGCACAAGAGACCACAGGGGAAAGTTCAGCCGCTAGatgtgccagagtggaagtgggagagtaTTTCCATGGACTTCATCGTTGGGTTGCCTCGGACTCAaagaggtaacaacatgatttgggtgatcgtcgacaggttgaccaagtcagctcactttattcccatgaaagatacttaaAGTAAGGCTGAGTTGGCTAAGGCTTATGTTCAGTACGTGGTAAAGTTGCATGGTGTGCCTAAGGATATCGTCTCCGACAGAGATTCCAGGTTTCTATCCAAGTTCTGGCAGGAATTGCACTCATTGATGGGTACTCAActgaagatgagcaccgcttttcatcctgctactgacggtcagacagagaggactattcagaccctcgaggatatgttgagagcttgtgttctagagtttggcggatcttgggaggatagactggggttgatcgagttttcttacaacaacagttatcacgctAGCATTGGGATGACACCATTTGAGGCGCTTTATGGTAGGAAATGcaggagtcctgtgtgttgggatgatcgatcGACATTTGTCGTTTTGGGGCCGAGATGATtcggagatggttgaacagtcaGATTATCgaggcaaaagatgagagcttcTCGGGAATGACGAGAAGAAGAGCTATCGACACTAGGAGAAGTGACATTTCTTTCGAGGTGGGAGAGAAGGTACTACTCAAAGTGTCGCCGATGAAGGGAGTTATGAGGTTCGGGAAGCGAGGAAAGCTGAGTCAGAAattcatcggaccttatgagattttggacagagttggagaggtggcatatcgtttagctttgccaccagcgttagccagagttcacaatgtctttcatgtttcccaGTTGCGGAGGTACTTgagcgatccatcacatgtgttgatGAGTCCTGAGGTGATCGAGTTGGATGAGCAGTTGTCCTATCTGGAGACACCTAAGGAGATTTTGGACAGGAAAGTGAGGAAAACCAGGAATGGAGAGACAGCTTTGGTGAAAGTCTTGTGGACTAACCAcaatgttgaggaagctacatgggagactGAGGCTTCCATGAGGGAGAGCTATCCACACCTGTTTGCATgaggtaagttccgggacgtaactttctttttaggagggtagaatgtaacattttgtttctGACCTAAATCCATGAGTTATCTACAttagaaaatctgttttggtacccaCACCGATGCGTGGGGGTTTgctagatgagcgaacttcgggacgaagttcattttaaggggggaagactgtaatactccgtattttatatcgcattgagtcgagttaattgtttagtcgtattgatatcgtaagatcgagttattcgtaaacttgttgagacgggtttaactgatcGAAGTCACGTTAGCTAGTCCTTTTACCAACCACGCTGACCCATGatatttacccatttacccaggcacgattacccatgacccatttaccacctaacctaattttaacctaattttaccctaacactacaaaactctactccctcacccgcctccctcatttcaGCGGCACAAATCTCAAcattcacgcaattcgagagagagagagtgagtgtgggtgttgacggcgcagcaaggaagagcaTAGAGTGGTTGTCGACGCTTTGAGGCGGCCGTAGTGGTGGTTTACGTGGCAGTTTAGGTAAGCAgttcccctttctttttctcttttgtcGTTTGTCGGGTGGTTTTGGTTGTCACCGTGTGTCTCAGGGAGGTGGTaatggtggttggtgtcgggaaATTGTGTTGGGTGGTTTGAGGCGCCCCTGTTGGTGGCGGTTAGGGTGATTgtaggcggtggaaatggcggcaggaggCTTTGTCGACAGAGACAATCAGACGGGTTTAAGCaggggttttcaggcgggtttagatggttaggttggggtggcaccaccgtggactcgggggaggtcgaaacggcggtcCCACGGTGTTTGGGTGCGTGGTCTGACGGCGAgcagggctgtggtggtttggcaggggttaggtgatggctgcggtggttgtgagtcgaggacaggggcgtttggtgaggcacggtggtgaaacaggccaaatgacggccctggttcgactcgccggcggcagtcgaccaggttggggtcggttgttggtggtggggtcgaagaggggagcaggcctggtggttgtcgtggtggttcaggcggcgcgtgaggggtgtGGGCGAGAGTGAAGGCGCGGGTTGTAAGAGTCGGGTTGATAGGATTATTCAATGTTTGTTTTGATTCTCTTGATCGTATAACTCgttttatcttttatttatcgtattcttaattagctaatttaattcccgagtcatttaaaatgtttagagacgggtttgagtcgggtttgttaaaagggAAAAGCTGctagatcgggaaagtttccatttgaGGAAACTCTCCTTTTTAAGAGGTTTctattttagtaactttctattttgggaacgggaatggtttaagtaattgtttatcatttatttatctttcagagggcgaatttgttgtggaatattactgagcacccgactatttgactgcagtactgaggtaggggaatacactgattgagttcttacgattataaagagttggcatgttcggtgattatatgacatatctaattatcttatttatcttgttgagcttgttgtttcatacgtttcatacattgcatttgcatcggagttggagttagAGGAGATGAGtttattgcgattaaggcccaggcgggttctgcaggacttgccctggtgtcctcaactgcgagctggtatatcgacgacggtcggttgatatagtctgccggggatcggtatggctgggcgttccggggatgtgtgtgatggagttgaatggaggatcatagcattgcattctttataatatcgtattacctactcaacctcgcggttgaccctgtgtattcgtgtatgcctgtgatgatccatttattggggagcagattgacaggttattgagacattgggagctggcggggagagagcatggatcacacgacttagagctagcccacttttattttgtttagttATTAGACTTTATTTCAGTTTGAGACATGTTTCATTTCGatttgtaaacatttataaacttttaatttaaatcttgtttatctttccctttgttatctactgcctcgggtttctgagatggtaacacccttctttatctgaggagtcctagttcaggcccttaaataaatgggggtgttacaggaagAGTCATTGATTGATGTCTCTCCCTTATCATCATagaatcgaattcttgacaagtgatccgctaccacattctcggctcccttcttatcccctatctccaaatcaaattcttgaagtagcaaaatccacctcaacaatattggttttgcttctttctttatcaagagatgtctaagagcacggtggtCCGAGAAAACGATCTtttttgatccaagcaaataagaacggaatttgtctaatgcatagacaatggcaagaagttcATTCTTCGTGGTGTCATAGTTTACTTGGGCGgtatcaagagtcttgcttatgtaatagatagcatgcaaaggctttcctacccgttggccaagaaccgctccaacggcgtagttacttgcatcgcacatgatctcaaatggtagttcccaatttggtggttggatgattggtgcggAGATTAGTGCCTCCTTGATTCTATCAAAAgtttcaacacactcattagtgaattggaattgggcatccttaagcaaaagttgagtatttataaaacggcgatagaaccccgcatgaccgagaaaGCTCCGCACTCCTCTCACATTTACGGGAGGTGGAAGTTTCTCTATCACTTCAAATTTGGCTttgtcaacttcgatgcccttttccgagattaaataacccaagacaataccttcattgaccataaaatgacacttttcccaattcaagacaaggctaacatcttcacatttttgcaatacatgagaaaggttatgcaaacaAGAATCAAAGTCTCTTCCATAAACGCttaaatcatccataaaaacctccattatggtttctaaataGTCGGAAAAGacgctcatcatgcatctttggaaggtagcgggggcattacatagcctgaatggcattctcctatatgcaaaagtaccgtagggacatgtgaaagtagtcttgtgttggtcatccgggtatatcgggatttggaagaatcccaaGTACCCGTCATGGTAGCAAtaaaatttgttagaggctaacctctcaagcatttggtcaatgaatggtagggggaaatgatcctttcttgttgcggaattcaatttacgataatcgatacacatacgccaaccggtgatcttccttgtgggtattagctcgttcttatcattttttaccaccgtggtacctcctttcttaggtaccccttgaacggggctaacccacaaggaatcTGATATAGGATAAACGATTctcgcatcaagtaatttcataacccgcgtttttacaacttcttgtatgtgggggtttagtctcctttgtccttgaatggtaggcctatggtattcttctagatgaatcctatgcatgcaaaagtcggggcttattcccttaaggtcatctagattataacctatagccttttcatgttgttttagcacatcaagcaaacttttcaattgattctcatcaagtttttcattaacaatcacgggtttggttttaaactcatcaaggtaagcatacttcaaatttgggggaagcggttttagagttggagtttgtacctcactttatACCATTGAAGGTTCACTAGGGACATATTCTAACTCCATTACACATTCCaccctcatggcatattcaacttgttcttcgaaCTCCTCATACCCAATGTAGTCAAATTCCTCGACATATTCGTCTAGTTCTTCATcttgcatggtatgatctttagtTGCTTGTTCTTCTTTAGTGGATCGTGATGCTTCCTCGAGAATGTTATTCATCAATATGGATTGCTCATAGGTGAGCTCTTTGTAAgctagagcggcttcaaggaAGTCTACTTCTAATGCCCAATGCttgtttttggcctcacttgcttctaaggcttccaatgcttgcaaagggtctttgatgagagtagtgctcacatggtcctctacacaacaatctataagatcTATCTTGTGAAATAAACTAAGAGAAAATgctgagaagtaccttgaggaagtgctctccctcaaggcaaagaaagacacaactaaaaacaattaacgaaaatcaaatcaattgaacaccgtcccccgCAACAGCGCCATTTTTGGCCCGGCtataaactcgtcgtcaaagctaccaaccaaaaaaatatttataacttcacaaactactcttagtaaagaggtaagtaaaggtcggatcccaagggacgggtattgatttaggatttcaattgcaagtagtgtatgtcttagggtgtcacaaattatgggttgagatgagatgtaatttaaactaattaacaagatgaatgaaaacaaaacaagcaaataaaggggtttgcaaataattgattaaaggcactagggtgtcatgggttcataggggattcatggaaatagatcatacaaacatgttctcaaatagatgcaagcacttattgttgtgatgggatcgagttagtgtatatcttacaatccctaggaagatttaggtcccggagccgagtcgtctagactgtacaacacctacaagtcgacttagtctcctcctattcaactctatgcgtggtctaacaaggctcgagttggtttatgtcttacaagcctcattgaaaagataagagatgggtaaaaaatgcaaggattcataggctcgcatttcatcaaacatgacatgtgcataggttgaaatcacaacaagcaagcaatttaattatgaaaatatattggattaagcatagatcaatccccatgtttgtttcccctaattccccattaaccctagctaaaggactactcactcatgatcatgtttaacatgctaataaggttgtcaattatactaacaaagtaaaacatgatgaataaatgatgtgattaacaatagttaaacaagggtaaaagagattatacctatttgagatgatccaaataataaagcaaagaataatagaagtaatctttattattgatggaaggttgtcaatcctccaataaaccccaataatcttctaactacccaactaaactaagaacaattgagagaattaaggaaagattaagatgtgattaatattgaaatgtgtattacaactttgattaagactaaacTAAGAGAAGGATTATGATAAGATTAAGATGACATTAAGagttgatgataatctaggtagtacaatggagtatttatactaaaattaggtacaaggattagggttactaagggcttaaatgactattaagaccctaagagaaacttggtaattttgctcctctcgagggacatgcgcggaacATGCTGCAAGTCcctccagaatccgctcgtcctctccTGAATCACGGGTGGTCCAGTAAGAAGATCCGCTTGGATTGtctaggagacgctcggatcctgcctcaggacgctcgtcctgagctcaagCGGCTCGGATCGTAGCATAGGGTTCtcctcttgtttggctccttaacaatccgcggggatcgtgttggggatgcaaggatcttttcatcattgcccatttcactttatttatttgcttaggcctctagtgtcggtctcctcttcgatgcttggtcattagatgcgatccatttagctccataaatgcaaggttagcgatcctctcctaccaaggacacaaaatctcaaagaatatgcaaaatgaaaaactaaagataagaaatgaccttaatatatgctagaaagcatgggaacgacgttaattcggggactaaatatgctcaaatatgagtcacatcactacctttaaagcatgtccaagacacaacacacaagtatctggctcagaggctacctttaaagcatgtccaagacacaacacaaaagGGCCGGGACGTggttactaatgtcacattcatacttatggcttgcatctcaccataagaacggatgagaacatcaatctcgatgatcatatcgcaactagagggcttatagctcacctctagtatccgataggaccaagactctcacaaccgaataatacaaggcattatcaagaatacaaCCCctcacaagtaattatttataataaatatttcatacttgtattatattaataaatattccacttcataatttaacatgccggttaaataaaatataataagcggtaatgaataatttacgttaagtgaaatttacggaataaaatgtgaccaattccaagtgattcatttatgagcccaataaacaaactataagaagCCCAATAATTGAATCACATTAAGCCCAACAATCAAGACATGTTAAACCCAACATATTACTCATGTCAAATGCAACCATTAAATGATGTGAAACCCAACAATTTGATCATGTTagaaagatatatatatatatatatatatatatatatatatatatatatatatatatatatatatatatatatatatatatatatatatatatatatatatatatatagagagagagagagagagagagagagagagagagaggccggatccggtgaggccgttaattatggcgaggcggccgaccttaccaaattccttcattggattgattttcaattgttcattgggCTGGAAATTTGGGTTATGCTTAACCTTTTGATGTAGCCCAAATACTTTCTCGCTTTAAACTAAAACACACATAAGCCCAAATTCAAGTTTGACAAGGTTTTGTGAATTCCATTCACATAtggttttgtgaatcctggacctaaTTTTGTGAACCTTAGCcctaattttgtgaatctaacACATGAACGGGTGACATTGATAAGTTATATAATGATCgtatatttatatttgttcatatatgtgggactcgaacccacaccttgcgcaatagcacaatgctctaccttttgagctaatagatgatatAGGACAAACATTAAATTATGCATCAACAAATAACAAACACATGAAACATGATACAAATTCATATAATTATTTCTTACTAATTAACCAAtttaagtcctaagttcacataaGCACATCCAAGCTTCTCAAAATCAAGTACAGCTTGCACAAAATCAGGTCTAGGATTGACAAAATCTGGTTTCACAAAGTCAGGTCTAGGGTTCACATAATCTAGTCCAAACTTCACAAAATCgagtctaggtttcacaaaatcaggtcttTGTTTGACAAAATCAGGAATCACAAAGTCAGGTCTAGATTTCACATAATTAGGTcgaagtttcacaaaataaagtccagGTTTCACATAATCAGGTACAAAGTTCACAAAACTAGCTCTAAGGTTCAAAATATTAGCTCcaacattcacaaaatcaggttTCAAAAAGTGTGTGACAAAATCAGGTTTCAAAAAGTGTGTGACAAAATCAGGTTCAGGTCTAGGGTTCACATAATCtagtccaagattcacaaaatcgagtctaggtttcacaaaatcaggtcttTGTTTGACAAAGTCAGGTATCACAAAGTCATGTCTAGATTTCACATAATTAGGTcgaagtttcacaaaataaagtccagGTTTTACATAATCAGGTACAAAGTTCACAAAACAACCTCTAAGGTTCACAATATTAGCTCCAACATTCACAAAATTAGGTTTCAAAAAGTGTGTGACAAAATCAGATTTCACAAAAGTCAGGTCTAGGGTTCAATCTAGTCCAaacttcacaaaatcaagtccaagtttcacaaaaatCAGGTCTTTGTTTGACAAAATCATGTATCACAAAATCATGTCTAGATTTCACATAATTAGGTcgaagtttcacaaaataaggttttacATAATCAGGTACAAAGTTCACAAAACTAGCTCTAAGGTTCACAATATTAGCTCCAACATTCACAAAATTAGGTTTCAAAATGTGTGTGACAAAATCAGATTTCACAACAGTCAGGTCTAAGGTTCACATAATCTAGTCCAAGCTTCACAAAATCGagtccaggtttcacaaaatcaggtcttTGTTAGACAAAATCATGTATCACAAAGTCATGTCTAGATTTCATATAATTAGGTCAAagcttcacaaaataaagtcca
Protein-coding sequences here:
- the LOC141620186 gene encoding uncharacterized protein LOC141620186, whose protein sequence is MDLLYHEEKANVVADALSRKSIHALISAKSRVRMLGELRKMGIYMIRRGETIGDMTIEPELYEEIRELQKEDARIQKWRNEVEQAGAEPYSKFSIHSDGSLRFGQRWCVPANEELKKKILTEAHDTPYSVHPGGDKLYKDLKKTFWWPNMKKEVAEFVSRSLTCQRVKGEHKRPQGKVQPLDVPEWKWESISMDFIVGLPRTQRGYRLRQRFQVSIQVLAGIALIDGQIIEAKDESFSGMTRRRAIDTRRSDISFEVGEKLRRYLSDPSHVLMSPEVIELDEQLSYLETPKEILDRKVRKTRNGETALVKVLWTNHNVEEATWETEASMRESYPHLFA